A portion of the Mytilus galloprovincialis chromosome 12, xbMytGall1.hap1.1, whole genome shotgun sequence genome contains these proteins:
- the LOC143053811 gene encoding serine/threonine-protein kinase RIO3-like isoform X2 has product MEEQTALINQTKIDSVPKPSPWGKPPQQSTPIPSCLQDVMNEQLSEDFIEKEQKNVLDTFESEKKEVDVDALLAAAGADETADDELMARMLQLEYDKQNDEELLAKEKLVNKHQKVSISFENYRSVHPAYRDDEDTEEEDDDDYEPPKSEWDKKSPSFKKNGTVGSGKNVVTKHDKVICGRKNASKLMDFPPEFHSGDGESMDMQLNNRIYNKLKRHSDAENKRHQRLHEKKEHSTAGQVMDARTRLILYKLVNNGVLDSISGSISTGKESVVFHAYGGELNGETLPKECAIKVYKTTLNEFKNRGKYVDGDHRFSRDDFKKQNPRKIIRIWGEKETANLNRMKKFGVPCPHVQVLKKHVLVMSFIGKDMQPAPKLKTVKLSTADMQDAFEQTMKIMKTIHRDCKLVHADLSEFNILWYQDKIWIIDVSQAVEITHPAALEFLFRDCKSMTSFFQSRDVHGVPTPEELFNDITGLEIQGEGLEFVAQVQRFQKEKNEECLVHQTTYSKEYAFDYFFEKSQKERADALDKLGISDGEDEDEALEEEPEDVE; this is encoded by the exons ATGGAAGAACAGACAGCCTTGATAAACCAGACGAAAATTGACAGTGTACCAAAACCGTCACCCTGGGGCAAACCTCCACAGCAATCGACTCCAATACCAAGCTGCCTACAAGATGTAATGAATGAACAGTTGAGTGAAGATTTCATcgaaaaagaacagaaaaatgtgTTGGACACTTTTGAAAG TGAGAAAAAAGAAGTTGATGTTGATGCATTACTTGCTGCCGCTGGTGCTGATGAAACTGCTGACGATGAACTTATGGCTAGGATGTTACAGCtggaatatgataaacagaatgaTGAGGAATTGTTAGCAAAAGAAAAACTTGTGAATAAACATCAAAAAG tTTCTATCTCATTTGAGAACTACAGAAGTGTACATCCAGCATACAGAGACGATGAAGATACAGAAGAAGAGGATGATGATGATTATGAACCACCAAAATCAGAATGGG ataaaaaatCACCATCATTTAAAAAGAATGGAACTGTTGGTAGTGGTAAAAATGTTGTaacaaaacatgataaagttatatGTGGACGAAAAAATGCTTCAAAACTGATGGAT ttTCCGCCAGAGTTTCATTCTGGTGACGGAGAAAGTATGGACATGCAGCTCAATAATAGAATTTATAACAAACTAAAACGTCATTCTGATGCTGAAAATAAACGACATCAAAGATTGCATGAGAAGAAGGAACACTCTACTGCT gGACAAGTAATGGATGCTAGGACAAGATTGATTTTGTATAAACTAGTAAACAATGGAGTTTTAGATTCCATTAGTGGTAGTATCAGTACAGGAAAAGAATCTGTTGTATTCCATGCTTATGGTGGAGA attgaATGGTGAGACACTGCCAAAAGAATGTgcaataaaagtatataaaacgacactgaatgaatttaaaaacagaGGAAAGTATGTTGATGGGGATCACAGATTTTCAAGAGAtgattttaagaaacaaaatccacgaaaaattaTCAGAATCTGGGGAGAAAAAGAAACAGCAAATCTTAACAG AATGAAGAAATTTGGAGTTCCTTGTCCACATGTCCAAGTATTGAAGAAGCATGTCCTAGTAATGAGTTTTATAGGAAAAGATATGCAACCAGCACCTAAACTTAAAACTGTCAAGCTTTCAACAGCAGATATGCAGGACGCTTTTGAACAGACAATGAAG ATAATGAAGACAATACATAGAGATTGTAAACTTGTGCATGCCGATCTTAGTGAATTTAACATACTATGGTATCAGGATAAAATCTGGATCATAGATGTGAGCCAAGCTGTAGAAATAACACATCCTGCTGCATTAGAGTTCCTGTTTAGAGACTGTAAATCTATGACATCT TTTTTCCAAAGCAGAGATGTACATGGAGTACCAACACCAGAGGAATTATTTAATGACATTACTGGTCTAGAAATTCAGGGAGAGGGTCTGGAATTTGTTGCTCAAGTACAGAGGTTCCAAAAGGAGAAAAATGAAGAATGTCTTGTACATCAAACAACATATTCAAAAGAATATGCATTTGACTATTTCTTTGAAAAATCTCAAAAAGAACGTGCGGATGCTTTAGATAAGTTAGGGATATCTGATGGTGAGGATGAAGATGAGGCTTTAGAGGAAGAACCTGAAGATGTAGAGTAG
- the LOC143053811 gene encoding serine/threonine-protein kinase RIO3-like isoform X1, translating to MEGPVIVFSYRHSNTIHKTMEEQTALINQTKIDSVPKPSPWGKPPQQSTPIPSCLQDVMNEQLSEDFIEKEQKNVLDTFESEKKEVDVDALLAAAGADETADDELMARMLQLEYDKQNDEELLAKEKLVNKHQKVSISFENYRSVHPAYRDDEDTEEEDDDDYEPPKSEWDKKSPSFKKNGTVGSGKNVVTKHDKVICGRKNASKLMDFPPEFHSGDGESMDMQLNNRIYNKLKRHSDAENKRHQRLHEKKEHSTAGQVMDARTRLILYKLVNNGVLDSISGSISTGKESVVFHAYGGELNGETLPKECAIKVYKTTLNEFKNRGKYVDGDHRFSRDDFKKQNPRKIIRIWGEKETANLNRMKKFGVPCPHVQVLKKHVLVMSFIGKDMQPAPKLKTVKLSTADMQDAFEQTMKIMKTIHRDCKLVHADLSEFNILWYQDKIWIIDVSQAVEITHPAALEFLFRDCKSMTSFFQSRDVHGVPTPEELFNDITGLEIQGEGLEFVAQVQRFQKEKNEECLVHQTTYSKEYAFDYFFEKSQKERADALDKLGISDGEDEDEALEEEPEDVE from the exons atgGAAGGACCTGTTATTGTTTTCAGTTACAGACATAGCAATACCATTCACAAGACCATGGAAGAACAGACAGCCTTGATAAACCAGACGAAAATTGACAGTGTACCAAAACCGTCACCCTGGGGCAAACCTCCACAGCAATCGACTCCAATACCAAGCTGCCTACAAGATGTAATGAATGAACAGTTGAGTGAAGATTTCATcgaaaaagaacagaaaaatgtgTTGGACACTTTTGAAAG TGAGAAAAAAGAAGTTGATGTTGATGCATTACTTGCTGCCGCTGGTGCTGATGAAACTGCTGACGATGAACTTATGGCTAGGATGTTACAGCtggaatatgataaacagaatgaTGAGGAATTGTTAGCAAAAGAAAAACTTGTGAATAAACATCAAAAAG tTTCTATCTCATTTGAGAACTACAGAAGTGTACATCCAGCATACAGAGACGATGAAGATACAGAAGAAGAGGATGATGATGATTATGAACCACCAAAATCAGAATGGG ataaaaaatCACCATCATTTAAAAAGAATGGAACTGTTGGTAGTGGTAAAAATGTTGTaacaaaacatgataaagttatatGTGGACGAAAAAATGCTTCAAAACTGATGGAT ttTCCGCCAGAGTTTCATTCTGGTGACGGAGAAAGTATGGACATGCAGCTCAATAATAGAATTTATAACAAACTAAAACGTCATTCTGATGCTGAAAATAAACGACATCAAAGATTGCATGAGAAGAAGGAACACTCTACTGCT gGACAAGTAATGGATGCTAGGACAAGATTGATTTTGTATAAACTAGTAAACAATGGAGTTTTAGATTCCATTAGTGGTAGTATCAGTACAGGAAAAGAATCTGTTGTATTCCATGCTTATGGTGGAGA attgaATGGTGAGACACTGCCAAAAGAATGTgcaataaaagtatataaaacgacactgaatgaatttaaaaacagaGGAAAGTATGTTGATGGGGATCACAGATTTTCAAGAGAtgattttaagaaacaaaatccacgaaaaattaTCAGAATCTGGGGAGAAAAAGAAACAGCAAATCTTAACAG AATGAAGAAATTTGGAGTTCCTTGTCCACATGTCCAAGTATTGAAGAAGCATGTCCTAGTAATGAGTTTTATAGGAAAAGATATGCAACCAGCACCTAAACTTAAAACTGTCAAGCTTTCAACAGCAGATATGCAGGACGCTTTTGAACAGACAATGAAG ATAATGAAGACAATACATAGAGATTGTAAACTTGTGCATGCCGATCTTAGTGAATTTAACATACTATGGTATCAGGATAAAATCTGGATCATAGATGTGAGCCAAGCTGTAGAAATAACACATCCTGCTGCATTAGAGTTCCTGTTTAGAGACTGTAAATCTATGACATCT TTTTTCCAAAGCAGAGATGTACATGGAGTACCAACACCAGAGGAATTATTTAATGACATTACTGGTCTAGAAATTCAGGGAGAGGGTCTGGAATTTGTTGCTCAAGTACAGAGGTTCCAAAAGGAGAAAAATGAAGAATGTCTTGTACATCAAACAACATATTCAAAAGAATATGCATTTGACTATTTCTTTGAAAAATCTCAAAAAGAACGTGCGGATGCTTTAGATAAGTTAGGGATATCTGATGGTGAGGATGAAGATGAGGCTTTAGAGGAAGAACCTGAAGATGTAGAGTAG